A single genomic interval of Lewinellaceae bacterium harbors:
- a CDS encoding lysophospholipid acyltransferase family protein, whose amino-acid sequence MQRIAFGISWSFIKILGLIPESLIYRQVRLISWFLRRCLKYRKKVLYGNLIRAFPDLTPESLEKLADANYRILATTLLESLRGFTMNNAMLLERFTILHGELLNQYAEQGKSTVLLSSHIGNWEWAALGMAQQLKPPVYGIYKPLTNKYLERYVLKTRGAFGLHLIPVKQTAMAVQLCQEKPGCLVLVADQSPGKIAKAIWTPLFGIETPFVHGPEAIARENNWPVLYGDIKHTSQGHYTMEIEVLVENPREVAPGEITARYARKLESIIRKNPADWLWSHRRWKKVEQDTQPHSETSLAD is encoded by the coding sequence ATGCAACGAATTGCTTTCGGTATATCTTGGAGTTTTATAAAAATCCTGGGGCTTATACCTGAATCGCTTATCTATAGGCAAGTAAGACTGATTTCATGGTTTCTTAGGCGTTGCCTCAAATATAGAAAAAAAGTTCTTTATGGAAATTTAATTCGCGCTTTTCCGGATTTAACCCCGGAATCATTGGAAAAGCTGGCAGATGCCAACTACCGTATCCTCGCCACCACCCTCCTGGAGTCCCTGCGTGGATTTACCATGAACAATGCAATGTTACTGGAAAGATTCACCATCCTTCATGGTGAACTGCTGAACCAGTATGCCGAGCAGGGCAAAAGCACAGTACTGCTGTCGAGCCATATCGGCAACTGGGAATGGGCTGCCCTGGGCATGGCGCAACAGTTGAAACCACCGGTCTACGGGATTTATAAACCACTGACGAACAAATATCTGGAAAGGTATGTGCTCAAAACCCGCGGTGCCTTTGGATTGCATTTAATTCCCGTAAAACAAACCGCGATGGCTGTACAGCTGTGTCAGGAAAAACCAGGATGTCTGGTATTGGTAGCTGATCAAAGTCCCGGCAAGATAGCCAAGGCAATCTGGACTCCGCTGTTCGGCATCGAAACACCTTTTGTCCATGGCCCTGAAGCTATCGCGCGCGAAAATAACTGGCCGGTGCTATACGGTGATATCAAGCACACTTCGCAAGGTCATTATACCATGGAAATTGAAGTTCTGGTAGAAAATCCACGTGAGGTGGCGCCTGGTGAAATAACTGCCCGCTATGCCAGAAAACTGGAAAGTATCATCCGGAAAAATCCGGCTGACTGGCTGTGGTCCCATCGCAGGTGGAAAAAAGTAGAACAGGACACCCAACCACACTCAGAAACGTCATTAGCAGATTGA
- a CDS encoding N(4)-(beta-N-acetylglucosaminyl)-L-asparaginase gives MFSRRDFIHTTVASTGSLILSNSIAPKMDVIERKPVVVSTWDFGQKANVRAWEILGKGGRALDAVEQGVMVIEADTSNMTVGVGGLPDRDGKVTLDACIMDEYGNAGSVCFLEHISHPISVARMVMERTPHVMLAGEGALDFALSQGFKKENILTKDAKNAWEKWKKSAEYKPIINVENHDTIAMLALDSQGGLAGACTTSGLAYKLHGRVGDSPIIGAGLYVDPEIGGAAATGLGEAVMRTVGSFLVVELMRQGRSPQEACMEAVERIAKREKRPQDMQIGYLALGRNGDVGAYSLQKGFTYALQDEKQSTTVAALYYLK, from the coding sequence ATGTTTAGCAGGAGAGACTTTATTCATACCACTGTAGCATCTACCGGATCATTGATACTGAGCAATTCCATTGCCCCAAAGATGGATGTCATTGAGCGTAAGCCAGTGGTGGTTTCTACCTGGGATTTTGGCCAAAAAGCCAATGTACGGGCCTGGGAGATCCTGGGCAAAGGCGGAAGAGCCCTCGACGCGGTGGAGCAGGGTGTCATGGTCATTGAAGCCGACACCAGCAATATGACCGTAGGTGTGGGTGGATTGCCGGACCGGGATGGAAAGGTGACCCTGGATGCCTGCATCATGGATGAATATGGCAATGCTGGTAGCGTATGCTTCCTCGAGCACATCAGTCATCCGATCTCTGTCGCCAGAATGGTGATGGAGCGTACCCCTCATGTGATGCTCGCCGGTGAAGGTGCTCTGGATTTTGCTCTTTCACAAGGTTTTAAGAAAGAAAACATTTTAACCAAGGATGCTAAAAATGCTTGGGAAAAGTGGAAAAAATCAGCGGAATACAAACCGATTATAAACGTAGAAAATCACGATACCATAGCCATGTTGGCCTTAGACAGTCAGGGCGGACTTGCAGGCGCATGTACCACGAGTGGATTGGCATATAAACTGCACGGAAGGGTGGGGGATTCACCCATCATCGGTGCCGGTCTGTATGTGGATCCCGAGATCGGTGGTGCGGCTGCAACTGGTCTGGGTGAAGCGGTGATGCGTACGGTAGGATCATTTCTCGTAGTGGAACTGATGCGGCAGGGACGCAGCCCGCAGGAGGCTTGTATGGAGGCAGTTGAACGAATAGCCAAACGGGAGAAACGACCCCAGGATATGCAAATCGGCTATTTGGCACTTGGTCGCAACGGCGATGTTGGAGCCTACAGCCTACAGAAGGGTTTTACCTATGCTCTGCAAGATGAAAAACAGAGCACTACTGTGGCTGCCCTCTACTATCTGAAATAG
- a CDS encoding response regulator transcription factor, producing the protein MEKIVKVGLIDDHELFVHAFALLLENLGTSNRLRVVARAHSYADALKWNHADNLDLLMLDLHLSDGDGLDLISHFRENYTRLRIVVISMYDNAEFVKKAFLNGADGYILKRNSLEDLKLGIDEVFTGETFMGKGVKPIPNLSGPKSKPSEYTLKGDAYLMRNALTNREREILKYITQAKTNREIGDLLFISDQTVGVHRKNIMRKMGVNNTASLVKKALEMKLYE; encoded by the coding sequence ATGGAAAAAATTGTAAAAGTTGGTCTCATTGATGACCACGAGTTGTTCGTACATGCATTTGCATTATTGCTGGAAAACCTGGGTACATCCAATCGACTGAGAGTTGTTGCCCGCGCCCATTCCTATGCTGACGCATTGAAATGGAATCACGCTGATAATCTGGACTTGTTAATGCTGGATTTGCACCTGTCTGACGGGGACGGGCTGGACCTGATTTCCCACTTCCGGGAGAATTATACCCGCTTACGCATTGTGGTCATCTCGATGTATGACAATGCTGAATTTGTCAAAAAAGCCTTCCTGAACGGTGCTGACGGGTATATATTAAAACGGAATTCGCTGGAAGACCTCAAACTTGGCATTGATGAAGTGTTTACCGGCGAGACCTTTATGGGAAAGGGGGTAAAGCCCATTCCTAATTTGTCAGGGCCGAAGAGTAAACCGTCTGAATACACCTTAAAAGGGGACGCCTACCTGATGCGTAATGCATTGACCAATCGCGAACGTGAGATTCTGAAATACATTACCCAGGCCAAAACCAATCGCGAAATCGGCGACTTGCTTTTTATCAGCGACCAGACAGTTGGCGTACACCGTAAAAATATCATGCGGAAAATGGGGGTAAACAATACGGCAAGCCTCGTAAAGAAAGCTCTGGAAATGAAATTGTATGAATAA